Proteins encoded by one window of Myxocyprinus asiaticus isolate MX2 ecotype Aquarium Trade chromosome 35, UBuf_Myxa_2, whole genome shotgun sequence:
- the LOC127426246 gene encoding 1-phosphatidylinositol 4,5-bisphosphate phosphodiesterase eta-2-like, which translates to MNTSQGMAPSSPVMFSPSLSRRPPSPGRRSPSPFRSPSPSIMTSPKLWQKAAISRLAEEFFWIGGSIVASPKWRMGQIVERCMCNMQAGSQMIKLRGKSKALVRLFYLDEHKSCIRWRPSRKHEKAKITIDSIHEVCEGMKTEVFRRFANNNFDPNCCFSIYHGDHVESLDLVSTNGEEARTWITGLKYLMAGISDEDSLAKRQRTRDQWLWQTFSEADKNGDGNLSIGEVLQLLHKLNVNLPKQKVREMFQAADTDENQGSLTFEEFCNFYKMISTRRDLYLLMITYSNHKEHMDLNNLHLFFENEQKMVNVTKEYCKMIINQFEPCPENQTHMVLGIDGFTNYMRSPAGDIFNPEHHQVNQDMTQPLTNYYISSSHNTYLTGDQLLSQSRVDMYAYVLQAGCRCVEVDCWDGPDGEPIVHHGYTLTSKILFKDVVETINKYAFAKTQYPVILSIENHCTVPQQKKMAQYLMEVLQDKLDLSNVSVNESRRLPSPEVLKGKVLVKGKKLPANIDADAEEGDVSDEDSAEEEEDEEEQINGDTREGAPETSDESKKRSRNLFMGSFRRKKKKQVKLKKKPILSDSDTEQEIPNSNDKQIINYGKRRKTMRLSRALSDLVKYTKSVRVHDIETQAYMCSWQVSSLNESITNQILQLKPAQLVRFNQRQLLRVYPSNYRVDSSNFNPQPFWNTGCHLVALNYQTEGRMLQLNRAKFAANGNCGYVLKPKCMCKGAFNPALEDPLPGNRKAQLVLKIICGQQLPKPKDSMLGDRGEIIDPFVEVEIIGLPVDCNKQQTRVVDDNGFNPMWEETLVFTLHMPQIALVRFMVWDHDPIGRDFIGQRTIAFKSMMPGYRHVYLEGMEEASIFVHVSINDVTGKVKSSNTVKQLIQKNLMQTSEDGTRTSFGPNFLRKGGAGKSKAKVMRGSPDFYAKEDFVNRRYSDDISSKDSRSTSQSASLLRGAQSEPLRRAHKVSFQEPEGSHEGRWRLSSITCSDGAGEAMGNTNLGFDSKESSELDVQASSVQPHLCNIDNQELTKQNDLPPTFKPESTEPADILVHKMKGDASELNDRPLLSTQLLDTKSVAKESEQEHETYKPINAQGRHLKTHSFISSEPTLACEPLSFNPKHDGALDPSSGTLNTKNQVHKNNFGSSLDFKLKPHWQPLSIPATPAMSRSTMNDSSRQASEDFPFKGSTSQSVPRRHPPSPLNTPWNISKDFLNQYPLPQKQGSCSYVTHQKSVPNNNNLAESESSSLSSLDSLDLSTLPSCFPGNQQQTMGTLQREMNALFEQKIREIRCHSPLFFRGKSYTTNCPKALAKDWVKYFERFFFILYTISILNDMTDFRF; encoded by the exons ATGAACACATCTCAAGGAATGGCACCATCATCTCCGGTCATgttttcaccctctctctctcggAGGCCCCCGAGTCCTGGGAGGAGATCACCTTCACCTTTCAGGTCACCTTCCCCTTCCATCATGACTTCACCTAAACTATGGCAGAAAGCTGCAATATCACGCTTGGCTGAGGAGTTCTTCTGGATTGGGGGAAGTATTGTTGCATCGCCAAAATGGAGAATGGGCCAAATAG TGGAGAGATGCATGTGCAACATGCAGGCCGGCTCACAAATGATTAAACTAAGAGGAAAATCAAAGGCTCTGGTGCGACTTTTCTACCTAGATGAACACAAGTCCTGCATTCGCTGGAGACCCTCCAGAAAACACGAGAAAGCTAAAA tCACCATAGACTCTATTCATGAGGTCTGTGAGGGGATGAAAACAGAGGTCTTCAGGCGATTTGCCAACAATAACTTTGACCCCAACTGCTGCTTCAGTATTTACCATGGAGACCACGTGGAATCTCTCGACTTAGTTTCCACGAATGGAGAAGAGGCAAGAACATGGATTACTGGCCTTAAATATCTCATGGCAGGCATCAGTGATGAGGACAGTCTGGCAAAAAGACAACGCACACGAGATC AATGGTTGTGGCAGACCTTTTCAGAGGCAGACAAAAATGGCGATGGAAATCTGAGTATTGGAGAAGTTCTACAGCTGCTCCACAAACTCAATGTGAACCTTCCCAAGCAAAAAGTTAGAGAAATGTTCCAG GCGGCTGACACTGATGAAAACCAGGGGTCTTTAACATTTGAGGaattctgtaatttttacaaGATGATCTCGACACGCCGAGATCTTTACTTACTTATGATCACCTACAGCAACCACAAAGAGCACATGGATTTAAACAACCTCCACCTCTTCTTTGAAAATGAGCAAAAG atggTAAATGTGACAAAAGAATATTGCAAGATGATCATTAACCAGTTTGAGCCATGTCCTGAAAACCAAACACATATGGTGCTTGGTATTGATG GTTTCACCAATTACATGCGTAGTCCTGCAGGGGACATCTTCAACCCAGAACACCATCAAGTAAATCAGGACATGACACAGCCCCTGACAAACTACTACATTTCGTCTTCTCACAACACTTACCTGACTGGTGATCAGCTGCTCTCTCAGTCCCGGGTCGATATGTACGCTTATGTGCTGCAGGCAGGCTGTCGATGTGTGGAAG TTGACTGCTGGGATGGTCCTGATGGAGAACCTATTGTGCATCATGGTTACACACTAACCTCAAAAATACTCTTTAAAGATGTTGTTGAGACAATCAACAAATATGCTTTTGCCAAAACCCA ATACCCAGTTATCCTCTCTATCGAGAACCACTGCACTGTGCCTCAGCAGAAGAAAATGGCTCAATACCTCATGGAAGTGCTACAGGATAAACTGGACCTGTCAAATGTCAGTGTGAATGAGTCCAGACGTCTGCCATCTCCAGAGGTTTTGAAAGGAAAAGTGCTTGTTAAG GGTAAGAAGCTGCCAGCAAACATTGATGCTGATGCAGAGGAGGGCGACGTGTCTGATGAAGACAGTGCTGAAGAGGAAGAGGACGAAGAGGAGCAGATTAATGGAGAT ACAAGAGAAGGAGCACCAGAGACTAGTGATGAATCAAAGAAACGCTCAAGGAATTTGTTTATGGGCAGCTTCAGGCGCAAG AAGAAAAAACAAGTGAAATTAAAAAAGAAGCCTATCCTGAGTGACTCTGATACCGAACAGGAGATTCCGAACAGTAATGATAAACAGATCATCAACTACGGCAA ACGGAGGAAAACGATGAGACTCTCGCGTGCCCTCTCTGATCTGGTCAAATACACAAAGTCAGTGCGTGTTCATGATATTGAAACTCAAG CATACATGTGCAGCTGGCAAGTCTCCTCCTTAAATGAAAGCATAACTAACCAGATATTGCAGCTAAAACCTGCCCAGTTAGTTCGCTTCAATCAACGGCAACTTTTACGAGTTTACCCCTCCAACTACCGTGTTGATTCTAGCAACTTTAATCCTCAGCCATTTTGGAACACAGGATGCCATTTAG TCGCTCTGAACTATCAAACAGAAGGCCGTATGCTACAACTGAACAGGGCAAAATTTGCAGCGAATGGAAATTGTGGCTATGTGCTGAAGCCAAAATGCATGTGTAAAG GTGCCTTTAATCCTGCACTGGAAGACCCTTTGCCAGGGAACAGGAAAGCTCAGTTAGTGCTCAAAATAATCTGTGGCCAGCAGCTTCCAAAGCCAAAAGACTCCATGTTAGGGGACAGAGGAGAG attaTAGATCCTTTTGTGGAGGTGGAGATTATTGGATTGCCTGTTGATTGCAATAAACAGCAGACAAGAGTAGTGGATGACAACG GTTTTAACCCCATGTGGGAGGAGACACTAGTGTTTACACTGCACATGCCTCAGATTGCCTTGGTACGCTTTATGGTATGGGATCATGATCCAATTGGCCGAGACTTCATTGGACAGAGAACAATAGCGTTTAAAAGCATGATGCCAG GTTATCGACATGTCTATTTAGAAGGTATGGAGGAAGCATCTATCTTTGTACATGTTTCCATAAATGATGTCACAGGAAAG GTCAAATCAAGCAACACGGTAAAGCAGCTAATCCAGAAAAACCTTATGCAAACCTCTGAAGATGGCACGAGGACATCTTTTGGTCCAAACTTCCTGCGGAAAGGTGGAGCTggaaaaagcaaagcaaaagtcATGCGTGGCTCACCGGATTTCTACGCCAAAGAGGACTTTGTAAACAGACGTTATAGTGATGACATAAGCTCAAAGGACAGCAGGAGTACCTCACAGTCTGCTTCTTTGCTCAGAGGAGCTCAGAGTGAACCcctgagaagggcccacaaggtCTCTTTCCAGGAGCCAGAAGGATCTCATGAGGGACGGTGGCGCTTGTCCTCTATCACATGCTCGGATGGAGCAGGGGAGGCCATGGGCAACACCAACTTAGGGTTTGACTCAAAAGAGAGTTCAGAACTGGACGTTCAGGCTTCTTCGGTTCAACCTCACCTTTGCAACATAGATAACCAGGAGCTGACAAAACAAAACGATTTACCTCCAACATTTAAACCGGAAAGCACTGAGCCTGCAGACATACTGGTACACAAGATGAAAGGTGATGCTTCTGAACTGAATGACAGGCCCTTGTTGTCAACGCAGCTCTTGGACACTAAATCGGTTGCTAAGGAATCAGAGCAGGAACATGAGACGTATAAACCTATAAATGCCCAAGGGCGTCATCTAAAAACTCATTCTTTCATAAGCTCAGAGCCAACATTGGCCTGTGAACCCTTGAGTTTCAATCCGAAACATGATGGAGCACTAGATCCCTCTAGTGGAACTTTAAACACCAAAAACCAGGTACACAAGAACAACTTTGGATCATCTTTAGATTTCAAGCTTAAGCCCCATTGGCAGCCATTGTCCATCCCTGCAACCCCTGCGATGAGTAGAAGCACTATGAATGACTCGAGCAGACAAGCTTCCGAGGATTTTCCATTCAAAGGAAGCACATCACAAAGCGTCCCAAGACGCCATCCTCCCTCTCCCCTAAACACCCCCTGGAACATATCGAAAGACTTCCTGAACCAATACCCTCTTCCCCAAAAGCAGGGCAGCTGCAGTTACGTTACACATCAAAAATCTGTTCCTAACAATAACAACCTTGCTGAGAGTGAATCAAGCAGTCTGAGTAGTTTGGACAGCCTTGACCTGAGTACTCTGCCATCCTGTTTCCCTGGCAACCAGCAGCAGACAATGGGCACACTGCAGAGGGAGATGAATGCGCTGTTTGAGCAGAAAATTCGTGAGATTCGCTGTCATTCACCACTGTTTTTCAGAGGTAAGTCTTACACCACAAACTGTCCAAAGGCTCTTGCCAAAGATTGGGTAAAATATTTTGAAcgtttcttttttattctttatacTATCTCAATTTTAAATGATATGACAGATTTCAGGTTTTAA